In Edaphobacter paludis, a single window of DNA contains:
- the fliL gene encoding flagellar basal body-associated FliL family protein: MLIGAAIASLAFGGVVYYFARSGRLSIRRDAAPTTRIPSEPSTHLLVLDPLLVNLAGEGAYLRLSVSLQVADTPAKKESGTKNDKSGDEAIAAVRDTALTVLGRQTADGLLALDGKEHLKVELKKALAEHNADLKVTKIFFTEFLVQR, encoded by the coding sequence ATGCTGATTGGCGCAGCGATTGCATCCCTGGCATTTGGCGGTGTTGTTTATTACTTTGCACGATCGGGACGGTTGTCAATACGCAGAGATGCTGCCCCAACCACGCGGATTCCATCCGAGCCCAGTACACACCTTCTAGTGCTTGATCCGCTCCTTGTGAACCTGGCCGGTGAGGGTGCCTATTTGCGGTTATCCGTAAGCTTGCAAGTGGCAGATACCCCCGCGAAGAAAGAATCCGGAACGAAGAATGACAAAAGTGGAGACGAGGCAATCGCGGCGGTTCGCGACACGGCCTTGACCGTTCTCGGCAGGCAAACGGCGGATGGCCTGCTCGCGCTGGATGGCAAAGAGCACTTAAAAGTCGAGCTAAAAAAAGCTCTTGCCGAACACAATGCTGATTTGAAAGTCACCAAGATATTTTTTACGGAATTTCTGGTGCAACGGTAG
- a CDS encoding FliM/FliN family flagellar motor C-terminal domain-containing protein, with protein MTETGLMAHAAAASNAEVKPEANPEMPWMSRIEEHSSWPILSQLAVTMTVEIPLSRFKVQDLLGLKEGQIFQSASPDTEDVPLKIGDVQLGWTEFEVVEQKIALRLTRLV; from the coding sequence ATGACGGAGACGGGACTGATGGCACACGCGGCAGCCGCGTCGAACGCTGAGGTGAAGCCAGAGGCAAATCCGGAGATGCCCTGGATGTCGCGAATCGAAGAGCACTCTTCGTGGCCGATTCTGTCGCAACTGGCTGTGACGATGACAGTCGAAATACCGCTAAGCCGGTTCAAGGTGCAGGACCTGCTGGGATTGAAAGAAGGACAGATTTTTCAAAGCGCTTCTCCGGACACGGAGGACGTACCCCTGAAAATTGGCGACGTGCAACTGGGTTGGACCGAGTTTGAAGTGGTGGAACAGAAGATCGCCCTTCGACTGACGCGCCTGGTTTAG